A window from uncultured Desulfobacter sp. encodes these proteins:
- the tolA gene encoding cell envelope integrity protein TolA, which yields MASMNIRFQIQNRRGRISEPKGTDPKGFFKVCLISLICHVLFFISLFFLNDFQFSAPKPKVVTVDLVTFAPGPANAQTSGPPPKSEEPAPNHADKVNPDAVSQVQSQPDEPLQQEIPVIKPDLSLKSKPKNLKELIAAREEEPPKKKPPKEDPVKKKREQEEKAAKKRAQELAEANKAAAEKREKQRQAQLQDALSRMKASVASKENGAPGANTNGSGIAGATGGGGGGEASPLTLYQMVIKSAIEQNWIFNDAMAGLNQDLEVRIFIKILKSGDIRDISFETRSGNNYLDESAKKAVQRANPLPKLPKGMFSYELVLGFSPRGLK from the coding sequence ATGGCGTCAATGAATATCCGGTTTCAAATCCAGAACAGGCGAGGGCGTATCAGCGAGCCCAAAGGGACCGACCCCAAAGGTTTTTTTAAGGTGTGTCTGATATCTTTGATTTGCCATGTGCTTTTTTTTATCAGCTTGTTTTTTCTCAATGATTTTCAGTTTTCAGCGCCCAAGCCTAAAGTTGTCACTGTGGATCTGGTCACGTTTGCTCCAGGGCCTGCCAATGCCCAAACGTCAGGGCCGCCTCCTAAATCAGAAGAACCGGCACCTAATCATGCAGACAAGGTGAATCCTGATGCTGTTTCTCAGGTGCAATCCCAGCCGGATGAACCTTTGCAGCAGGAGATTCCGGTGATCAAACCGGATCTAAGTTTGAAATCAAAGCCCAAAAATCTTAAAGAGTTGATCGCAGCCAGAGAAGAGGAACCGCCTAAAAAAAAGCCGCCCAAAGAAGATCCTGTTAAAAAGAAAAGAGAGCAGGAAGAAAAAGCTGCAAAGAAACGGGCCCAGGAACTTGCCGAGGCCAACAAAGCAGCGGCTGAGAAACGTGAAAAGCAGAGGCAGGCCCAGCTTCAAGATGCGCTAAGCCGAATGAAGGCCTCGGTGGCGTCAAAGGAAAATGGTGCCCCGGGTGCAAATACCAACGGCAGCGGGATTGCCGGCGCAACAGGCGGCGGGGGGGGCGGGGAAGCCAGCCCGTTGACACTTTATCAGATGGTTATCAAGTCAGCCATTGAACAGAATTGGATTTTCAATGATGCCATGGCCGGACTCAATCAGGACCTTGAAGTCAGAATTTTTATAAAAATATTAAAAAGCGGAGACATCCGGGATATTTCATTTGAGACCCGGTCCGGAAACAACTATCTGGATGAATCCGCTAAAAAGGCGGTGCAAAGGGCCAATCCCCTGCCGAAATTGCCCAAGGGGATGTTTTCCTATGAATTGGTACTCGGGTTCTCTCCCCGGGGCCTTAAATAG
- the groL gene encoding chaperonin GroEL (60 kDa chaperone family; promotes refolding of misfolded polypeptides especially under stressful conditions; forms two stacked rings of heptamers to form a barrel-shaped 14mer; ends can be capped by GroES; misfolded proteins enter the barrel where they are refolded when GroES binds): MAKEIKYDAKAREAMLRGVQALADAVVVTLGPKGRNVVIDKSWGSPNVTKDGVTVAKEIDLEDKFENMGAQMVKEVSSKTSDMAGDGTTTATVLARAIYEEGQKLVVAGNNPMGIKRGIDKAVAKIIETLGELAKPTKDQNEIAQVGTISANNDETIGNIIAEAMDKVGKEGVITVEEAKSMDTTLDVVEGMQFDRGYLSPYFATDTEKMVAALDGPFVLICDKKVSSMKDLLPVLEEIAKTGKPLVIIAEDVEGEALATLVVNKLRGTLNVAAVKAPGFGDRRKAMLEDIAILTGGQVVSEDIGIKLENVTLQDLGQAKSITIDKDNTTIVDGAGAREALEGRVKQIRAQIDETSSDYDREKLQERLAKLVGGVAVINVGAATETEMKEKKARVEDALNATRAAVEEGIVPGGGVALVRCIPSLDTLDVEGEEKLGVGVIARAIEWPLRKIADNAGVEGSVVINKVKEGKGAFGYNARTDVYEDLIEAGVIDPKKVVRYALQNAASVASVMLTTEAMIAEKPEENAGGMPGGMGGGMGGMGGGMPGMM; encoded by the coding sequence ATGGCTAAAGAAATTAAATACGATGCCAAAGCACGTGAAGCAATGCTCAGAGGTGTCCAGGCCCTTGCCGATGCAGTAGTGGTTACCCTCGGTCCCAAGGGAAGAAATGTTGTTATTGATAAATCCTGGGGATCTCCCAATGTAACCAAAGACGGCGTAACCGTTGCCAAAGAGATCGATCTCGAAGATAAATTTGAAAACATGGGTGCCCAGATGGTTAAAGAGGTTTCCTCAAAAACTTCTGATATGGCCGGTGACGGTACCACCACCGCCACTGTCCTTGCCCGGGCAATTTACGAAGAAGGCCAGAAACTGGTCGTTGCCGGCAACAACCCCATGGGTATCAAAAGAGGCATTGACAAGGCTGTAGCAAAAATCATTGAAACTCTTGGCGAACTGGCCAAACCCACCAAAGATCAGAATGAAATCGCCCAGGTCGGCACTATTTCTGCTAACAATGACGAAACCATTGGTAACATCATTGCTGAAGCCATGGACAAAGTCGGCAAAGAAGGTGTCATCACCGTTGAAGAAGCCAAATCCATGGACACTACCCTTGATGTCGTTGAGGGTATGCAGTTTGACCGCGGATATCTTTCTCCCTATTTCGCAACCGATACCGAAAAAATGGTTGCTGCCTTGGATGGGCCGTTTGTCCTGATTTGTGACAAAAAAGTGTCTTCCATGAAAGATCTGCTTCCTGTCCTTGAAGAAATTGCAAAAACAGGTAAGCCACTGGTCATCATTGCAGAAGATGTGGAAGGCGAAGCGTTGGCCACTCTGGTTGTCAACAAACTGCGCGGCACCTTGAACGTGGCTGCTGTTAAGGCACCTGGCTTTGGTGACAGAAGAAAAGCCATGCTCGAAGATATTGCCATCCTCACCGGTGGTCAGGTTGTATCCGAAGATATCGGAATCAAACTTGAAAACGTTACCCTCCAGGATCTTGGCCAAGCCAAGTCTATCACCATTGACAAAGATAATACCACTATTGTTGACGGTGCCGGGGCCAGAGAAGCCCTTGAAGGCCGCGTAAAACAAATTCGTGCCCAGATTGATGAAACTTCTTCTGATTATGACCGTGAAAAACTGCAAGAACGTTTAGCTAAATTGGTCGGCGGTGTGGCTGTAATTAATGTTGGTGCTGCCACTGAAACCGAAATGAAAGAGAAGAAAGCCCGCGTGGAAGATGCATTGAATGCAACCCGTGCAGCTGTTGAAGAGGGTATTGTTCCTGGCGGCGGCGTGGCCCTGGTTAGATGTATTCCTTCACTTGACACTCTGGATGTGGAAGGTGAAGAAAAACTGGGTGTTGGGGTTATTGCCAGAGCCATTGAATGGCCTTTGCGCAAAATTGCCGACAACGCAGGTGTTGAAGGTTCTGTTGTCATCAATAAGGTTAAGGAAGGTAAGGGCGCATTTGGATACAACGCCAGAACCGACGTATACGAAGACCTTATCGAAGCCGGTGTTATTGATCCGAAGAAAGTGGTTCGTTATGCCCTTCAGAACGCAGCGTCTGTTGCATCTGTCATGCTGACCACCGAAGCCATGATCGCTGAAAAGCCTGAAGAAAATGCAGGCGGCATGCCTGGCGGCATGGGCGGCGGCATGGGCGGAATGGGCGGCGGAATGCCCGGTATGATGTAA
- the ruvB gene encoding Holliday junction branch migration DNA helicase RuvB: MTSDADILSYSSDKKGVVSEKLKIEDHSQEIVSLRPGCFDDYVGQTAAVETLKIAIQAAKMRKEPLEHILLHGPPGLGKTTVSHIIANEMGTDLTVTSGPTLEKGGDLVGILTNLGEGEILFVDEIHRIPKVVEEFLYPAMEDFAVDFVFDKGIHARSHRYRLKQFVLIGATTRVGLLSAPLRDRFGIFRTLDFYSVEELAVIIQRSALLLKTRITDDGAWELAKRSRGTPRVANRLLKRVRDYAMVRHQGLMTANGVQEALALEGIDNLGLTPLDRNYLETIIRFYNGGPVGIEAISATLQEETDTLVDVVEPYLLKIGLVLRTSSGRKASENAYRHLNLEKRG, encoded by the coding sequence ATGACCTCCGACGCAGATATCTTAAGCTATAGTTCAGATAAAAAGGGCGTGGTGTCCGAAAAATTGAAAATCGAAGACCACTCCCAGGAGATTGTTTCCCTTCGTCCCGGTTGCTTTGATGATTATGTGGGGCAAACCGCAGCTGTGGAAACACTCAAGATTGCCATCCAGGCGGCAAAAATGCGCAAGGAGCCTTTGGAGCATATCTTGTTGCACGGTCCGCCCGGACTTGGAAAGACGACGGTGTCCCATATTATTGCCAATGAAATGGGAACAGATCTGACCGTTACCTCCGGCCCAACCCTGGAAAAAGGCGGTGACCTTGTGGGGATTTTGACCAATCTGGGGGAGGGTGAGATTCTTTTTGTGGATGAAATTCACAGGATTCCTAAAGTGGTGGAAGAGTTCCTTTATCCGGCCATGGAGGATTTTGCCGTGGATTTTGTCTTTGACAAGGGGATTCATGCCAGAAGCCACCGGTATCGGTTAAAACAATTTGTGCTTATTGGTGCCACCACCCGGGTGGGGCTTCTGTCCGCGCCGTTGCGAGATCGTTTCGGTATATTTCGAACCCTTGATTTCTACTCTGTTGAAGAGTTGGCGGTGATCATTCAGCGTTCGGCCCTGCTTTTGAAAACCCGTATCACCGATGACGGTGCATGGGAGCTTGCAAAACGATCCCGGGGGACCCCTCGAGTGGCCAACAGGCTTCTCAAGCGCGTACGGGATTATGCCATGGTCAGGCACCAGGGGCTTATGACGGCCAACGGTGTCCAGGAAGCCCTGGCACTTGAAGGTATTGATAATCTGGGTCTGACGCCCTTGGATCGCAATTATCTTGAAACCATAATTCGGTTTTACAACGGCGGACCTGTGGGGATAGAAGCGATTTCGGCCACCTTACAGGAGGAGACCGACACCCTGGTGGATGTGGTGGAACCTTATTTATTGAAAATTGGTCTTGTGCTGCGAACGTCCAGCGGCAGAAAAGCATCGGAAAATGCATACCGGCATTTAAATTTGGAAAAAAGAGGGTAA
- the tolB gene encoding Tol-Pal system beta propeller repeat protein TolB → MKQDKGSLLLNKIVWVLAIMLLVSVSAQAKDYDYISISNPFLNKTPVAVTAFKCFGGHEAEVAAGVQAEQILKSGLDFTGYLKIMDSVAFLANPAQSGIQLGQINFKDWTGIGAELLVTGGIEESGGQVKLQLRLMDTFNTKLLVGKIYTGPETQIRAMIHRFCAEVSKALTGNFGVFGSKIAFVSTTSGNKEIYACDFDGFNPRQITHHKSISLSPAWSYDGQWIAYVSYAKGKPDIFIKNLKDNLGSIVNYKGINISPDWMPAKLNLAATLSFSGDQEIYLLTRKGEIIKRVTKSWGSNVSPKFSPDGRTIAFTSSRSGNPQIYIQGLDSEEARRITFSGKYNTSPAWSPDGKKIAYVGIEKNKINIFVISVDPHIGNPVQLTVEQGDNEDPCWSPDGSLIVFKSNRNGGKAHLFVMTAAGTDQRQLLSMSGLQSEPDWSGDAGLSAE, encoded by the coding sequence ATGAAACAAGATAAAGGTTCTCTTCTGCTGAACAAGATTGTCTGGGTGTTGGCAATAATGCTTCTCGTGTCGGTTAGTGCCCAGGCCAAGGATTATGATTATATCAGTATCTCAAACCCTTTTTTAAATAAAACACCTGTTGCGGTGACCGCGTTCAAGTGTTTTGGTGGTCATGAGGCAGAGGTTGCTGCAGGCGTTCAGGCTGAACAAATTCTAAAGTCAGGGCTCGATTTTACCGGGTATTTGAAGATTATGGATTCGGTTGCCTTTTTAGCCAATCCTGCGCAATCAGGTATCCAACTGGGGCAGATAAATTTTAAGGACTGGACAGGCATCGGGGCTGAACTTTTGGTGACAGGCGGGATAGAAGAGTCTGGGGGGCAGGTTAAATTGCAGCTTCGCCTTATGGATACCTTTAATACAAAGCTTTTGGTGGGAAAAATATACACGGGGCCGGAGACCCAGATTCGGGCCATGATTCATCGGTTCTGTGCGGAAGTTTCCAAAGCCCTGACCGGTAATTTCGGGGTTTTTGGGTCAAAGATTGCCTTTGTTTCCACCACCAGCGGAAATAAAGAGATTTATGCCTGCGATTTTGACGGATTTAACCCCCGACAGATCACGCATCATAAGAGTATTTCGTTGTCTCCAGCATGGTCCTATGATGGTCAATGGATCGCTTATGTTTCATATGCCAAAGGAAAGCCTGATATTTTTATAAAAAACCTTAAGGATAACCTGGGTTCAATTGTTAATTATAAAGGAATTAATATCTCTCCGGACTGGATGCCGGCAAAACTTAATTTGGCGGCAACCCTTAGTTTTTCTGGGGATCAGGAAATATATTTGTTGACCCGCAAAGGAGAAATTATTAAAAGAGTGACCAAGAGTTGGGGATCTAATGTGTCGCCTAAATTTTCCCCGGACGGTAGAACGATCGCCTTTACTTCATCCCGGTCCGGCAATCCACAGATTTATATTCAAGGGCTGGATTCGGAAGAGGCCCGGCGCATAACATTCTCTGGAAAATATAATACCAGCCCGGCCTGGTCCCCGGACGGCAAAAAGATCGCTTATGTGGGGATTGAAAAAAATAAAATAAATATTTTTGTAATATCTGTTGACCCGCACATTGGAAATCCGGTGCAGTTGACCGTAGAGCAGGGCGATAACGAAGATCCCTGCTGGTCTCCGGACGGCAGCCTGATTGTATTCAAATCCAACAGGAACGGCGGAAAGGCGCATCTGTTTGTTATGACCGCAGCCGGTACAGATCAGCGGCAGCTTCTTTCCATGTCCGGCTTACAGAGTGAACCGGATTGGTCCGGTGATGCAGGGCTTTCAGCGGAGTAA
- a CDS encoding crossover junction endodeoxyribonuclease RuvC gives MKIIGIDPGLAGTGIGVIEGLGRHISGYSFGSISTDAGESTPVRLEQIYRKSKSFLIEQQPDFVVIEDIYSLEKYPGSGIMLGKVSGVLILAAFKAGVQIREVSVREVKKVISGNGRADKRQVERAVRHLLNHPEPIRPFHASDALGMALTGLFRYGGGRGI, from the coding sequence ATGAAAATTATAGGCATTGACCCCGGTCTGGCCGGAACCGGTATCGGGGTCATTGAGGGGCTGGGGCGTCATATTTCAGGATATTCCTTTGGAAGCATTTCCACAGATGCCGGTGAATCCACACCGGTCAGGCTGGAACAGATTTATCGTAAAAGCAAATCCTTTCTAATTGAACAGCAGCCCGATTTTGTGGTGATTGAAGATATTTACTCCCTTGAAAAATATCCGGGATCGGGTATTATGTTAGGAAAAGTCTCTGGTGTATTGATTTTAGCGGCTTTCAAGGCGGGAGTTCAGATTCGCGAAGTCTCCGTCAGGGAAGTCAAAAAGGTGATATCCGGCAATGGCAGAGCGGATAAGCGTCAGGTGGAACGTGCCGTGCGCCATTTGTTAAATCATCCTGAGCCCATTCGTCCTTTCCATGCGTCGGATGCGTTGGGAATGGCATTGACAGGGCTGTTCCGGTATGGGGGAGGTCGAGGAATTTAA
- the pal gene encoding peptidoglycan-associated lipoprotein Pal, which produces MKKQMLVNVMMAVLVVGLVAMVGCSKPKVADPGAVNQSQAETEAQRAARLEAERQARLEAERIKSQQLEDERQAQIIEAKSNFLNQNILFDYDSSELTEQAKGLLREKAAWLQANPSDTVMIEGHCDERGTTVYNLALGERRAKAARNYLVDLGISASRLGTVSYGEEKPLDPAPTEAAYRINRRAQFVVK; this is translated from the coding sequence ATGAAAAAACAAATGTTGGTGAATGTGATGATGGCAGTATTGGTTGTTGGGCTTGTGGCCATGGTTGGATGTTCCAAACCAAAGGTGGCGGATCCAGGCGCAGTGAATCAAAGCCAGGCAGAGACGGAGGCCCAGAGAGCCGCCCGCCTTGAGGCCGAAAGACAAGCCCGCCTTGAGGCCGAAAGAATTAAATCCCAGCAACTGGAAGATGAGCGCCAGGCACAGATTATTGAAGCCAAATCAAACTTTTTAAATCAAAATATTTTATTTGATTATGACAGTTCTGAACTTACCGAACAGGCCAAGGGGCTGCTGAGGGAAAAAGCGGCTTGGCTGCAGGCAAATCCTTCTGATACCGTAATGATTGAAGGGCATTGTGACGAACGTGGCACCACGGTTTATAATTTGGCTTTAGGTGAAAGGCGCGCCAAAGCAGCCAGAAATTATCTTGTGGATTTGGGTATTTCCGCCAGTCGTCTGGGTACGGTCAGCTATGGAGAGGAAAAGCCTTTGGATCCTGCACCCACTGAAGCGGCTTATCGCATCAACAGGCGTGCCCAGTTTGTAGTCAAGTAG
- a CDS encoding L,D-transpeptidase family protein, which produces MISKTKLTILIRVTILTICLGWFSPGTGFAASVPGALIRIPENENAIIVEKKSQTLYVYSAKNGLGSPVFQVPCSTGTSPGSKTRAGDKRTPEGVYFLKDEFEDRYLTPVYGQKAFPSDYPNFLDLRLGKQGSAIWIHGTDKVLKPMDSNGCIALENKNILALSDFIHLDATPLIIVEQIDYTSIEALTLIQKKINQFLDQWAKALAAQSYHDYLSFYDKTYLPDISWWETWLGLRDKAVAKDPDGFEILLENSGIYAQGGVVVALCDMSLSRNDGRKVYLGKRQFFIHQGTASPLIVGDLFQTKDTAFNSGEPPLLAASRMLFQDESTDKLVVETVQQWMAAWSAKNMDKYARFYTSDFVCDGMGKTAWVKRKKQLARKYDYILVTGKNFKAFPTKDGGYTVSFVQYYESSGFSTHGRKQLKLIRQDGEWKIFRENWKGK; this is translated from the coding sequence ATGATCAGTAAAACGAAATTAACCATTCTAATCCGTGTAACAATCCTGACGATCTGTCTGGGCTGGTTTTCTCCGGGAACCGGCTTTGCGGCATCCGTGCCGGGGGCTTTGATCCGGATTCCTGAAAATGAAAATGCCATTATTGTGGAGAAAAAAAGCCAGACACTTTATGTCTACTCTGCAAAAAATGGCCTTGGCAGTCCTGTGTTCCAGGTGCCTTGCTCCACGGGGACGAGCCCGGGATCTAAAACCCGGGCCGGAGATAAAAGAACCCCGGAAGGCGTCTATTTTCTAAAAGATGAATTTGAGGACCGATATCTGACACCGGTATACGGACAAAAAGCCTTTCCGTCAGATTATCCCAATTTTTTGGATCTGCGCCTTGGCAAGCAGGGGTCGGCCATATGGATTCACGGCACCGATAAGGTTTTAAAGCCCATGGATTCAAATGGCTGCATTGCCCTGGAAAATAAAAATATTCTTGCGTTGTCCGATTTTATTCACCTGGATGCCACCCCCTTGATTATTGTGGAGCAGATCGATTATACTTCCATTGAGGCGCTGACGCTGATTCAAAAAAAGATTAACCAATTTCTCGACCAATGGGCCAAGGCGTTGGCTGCACAAAGTTATCATGATTACCTTTCGTTTTATGACAAGACCTATCTTCCGGATATTTCATGGTGGGAAACATGGCTTGGTCTCCGGGATAAAGCTGTTGCAAAAGACCCCGACGGGTTTGAAATTTTGCTGGAAAATTCAGGTATCTATGCCCAGGGAGGCGTTGTTGTTGCCCTTTGTGACATGAGTCTTTCCCGAAATGACGGTCGTAAGGTTTACTTGGGTAAACGGCAGTTTTTTATTCATCAAGGGACTGCTTCTCCCCTGATCGTCGGAGATCTTTTCCAGACAAAAGATACGGCGTTTAATTCAGGTGAACCGCCGTTGCTGGCAGCCTCCAGAATGCTTTTCCAAGATGAGTCGACAGATAAACTGGTGGTTGAAACCGTTCAACAGTGGATGGCTGCCTGGTCTGCAAAAAATATGGATAAATACGCACGATTTTATACCAGTGATTTTGTTTGTGACGGCATGGGTAAAACGGCATGGGTAAAACGCAAGAAACAACTTGCTCGAAAATATGACTATATTTTGGTTACCGGTAAGAATTTTAAGGCCTTTCCCACCAAAGACGGGGGGTATACGGTCAGCTTTGTCCAGTACTATGAGTCCAGTGGATTTTCAACCCATGGAAGAAAACAGCTTAAACTTATCAGACAGGATGGAGAATGGAAGATATTTCGAGAGAACTGGAAAGGGAAATAG
- the groES gene encoding co-chaperone GroES has translation MSFRPLSDRILVERVEEAEKTKGGIFIPDTAKEKPAEGKVVATGNGRMGEDGKLLPMDVKVGDRVLFSKYGGTEVKIDGTDYLIMRQDDVLGVVD, from the coding sequence ATGAGTTTCAGACCATTGAGCGACAGAATTCTTGTTGAACGTGTTGAAGAGGCGGAAAAAACCAAAGGCGGTATCTTTATTCCGGACACAGCCAAAGAAAAACCTGCCGAGGGGAAAGTGGTTGCAACCGGTAACGGTCGTATGGGCGAAGACGGAAAACTGCTGCCCATGGATGTGAAAGTTGGCGATCGCGTATTGTTCAGTAAATACGGCGGCACGGAAGTCAAAATTGACGGAACTGATTATTTGATCATGCGCCAGGACGATGTACTGGGCGTTGTTGACTAA
- the ruvA gene encoding Holliday junction branch migration protein RuvA, whose product MIAYLEGKILRQESDGIILLAGHIGYEILLDTITLSACIEKSQVDETISLYIYYHVTERQPKPVLIGFLTPDDKEFFQLFITVAAIGPMKAIKALTKPVPQVARAIEDRDTAFLSQLAGIGKRTAEKIVATLNGKVLAFAAGRITEAASVPTDPSDIVSEEKRMMVAQVTEVLTEQLGHSASSAKRMIRQALEKNPTISSPEDLFDEIYQESR is encoded by the coding sequence ATGATCGCATATCTTGAGGGAAAGATTCTTCGCCAGGAGTCGGACGGCATTATTTTGCTGGCCGGCCACATCGGTTATGAGATTCTTTTGGATACCATAACCCTGTCCGCGTGCATAGAAAAATCACAAGTCGATGAAACCATTTCGCTGTACATTTATTACCATGTCACAGAGCGGCAGCCCAAACCCGTGCTCATCGGTTTTTTGACCCCCGATGACAAGGAATTTTTTCAATTGTTTATTACCGTGGCGGCCATTGGGCCTATGAAGGCCATCAAGGCGTTGACAAAACCTGTCCCCCAGGTGGCCCGGGCCATTGAAGACCGTGATACGGCATTTTTATCACAACTGGCCGGTATCGGAAAAAGAACGGCAGAAAAAATTGTCGCCACCTTGAACGGAAAGGTGCTTGCGTTTGCCGCAGGCCGGATCACCGAGGCGGCGTCTGTGCCGACTGACCCCTCGGATATTGTGTCAGAAGAAAAGCGGATGATGGTTGCACAGGTGACTGAGGTCCTCACCGAACAGCTTGGGCACTCTGCATCATCGGCAAAACGCATGATCCGGCAAGCCCTTGAAAAAAATCCAACGATCAGTTCCCCTGAAGACCTGTTTGACGAAATTTATCAGGAGAGCCGATGA
- the tolR gene encoding protein TolR, which produces MQLGSGNDPLMSEINVTPFVDVMLVLLIIFMVTAPMMVQGVDVDLPTATAQALPTDEQNLIISIDADMKVYINEQEISAAFLAEKLEAVMENLDKKTVYLKADKSVPYGVVVNVMSQIKKAGVTSLGMITLPGDEDQAG; this is translated from the coding sequence ATGCAGCTTGGATCAGGAAATGACCCCTTGATGTCTGAAATTAACGTGACGCCGTTTGTGGATGTCATGCTGGTTTTACTGATAATTTTTATGGTTACGGCCCCCATGATGGTCCAGGGGGTAGATGTTGATCTTCCCACGGCAACCGCCCAGGCACTGCCCACCGATGAGCAGAATCTGATTATTTCCATTGATGCGGACATGAAAGTCTATATCAACGAGCAGGAGATCAGCGCTGCATTTCTGGCAGAAAAGCTTGAAGCGGTCATGGAAAACCTGGATAAAAAAACTGTTTACCTTAAGGCCGATAAGAGCGTGCCCTATGGGGTGGTGGTCAACGTCATGTCCCAGATTAAAAAAGCCGGTGTCACAAGCCTTGGCATGATTACGCTGCCCGGGGATGAAGACCAGGCGGGTTAA
- the ybgF gene encoding tol-pal system protein YbgF: MKPLFFYPCVAAVVLISGCVMPNQYDALETRVAVIEQNNSRRNRLDQTNTDDLGLIKQQMDAFSKTTRENYAEVKYDIQSLKEDFHRIQGQLEEVRYKFGLTGQERQGTLEKRLERLDNAISRNYEKVIALEKYMGFEPTGSGSPQDKDSGVNPVQDTEEGLYGNAKKLFDQGDLETSRIQFENFINKYPDSKNADNARFWIADSYYAEKWYEKAILEYQKVLDDYPNSNKNAAARLKQGYAFAALGEKANAKMMLEELIKRYPTSQEAKYAKEKLKNLN; encoded by the coding sequence ATGAAACCTTTGTTTTTTTATCCCTGCGTTGCCGCCGTTGTTTTAATATCCGGCTGCGTGATGCCCAATCAATATGATGCCCTGGAGACTCGGGTGGCGGTTATTGAACAGAATAACAGCCGGCGCAATAGACTTGATCAGACAAACACCGACGACCTTGGACTCATTAAGCAACAAATGGATGCGTTTTCCAAAACCACCCGTGAAAATTATGCTGAGGTCAAGTATGATATTCAGTCGCTTAAGGAAGATTTCCATCGCATTCAGGGGCAGCTTGAAGAGGTGCGTTACAAGTTTGGTCTCACTGGACAGGAACGCCAGGGAACCCTTGAAAAAAGGTTGGAACGTCTGGATAATGCCATTTCCAGAAACTATGAAAAGGTGATAGCTCTGGAAAAATACATGGGATTTGAGCCCACTGGGTCAGGATCTCCCCAGGATAAGGATTCTGGGGTCAATCCTGTGCAGGATACCGAGGAAGGCTTGTACGGCAATGCGAAAAAACTTTTCGACCAGGGCGATCTCGAAACATCCAGGATTCAGTTTGAGAATTTTATCAATAAATATCCGGATTCCAAAAACGCAGACAATGCAAGATTTTGGATTGCCGATTCATACTATGCTGAAAAATGGTATGAAAAGGCTATTTTAGAATATCAGAAAGTACTTGATGATTATCCGAATTCAAATAAAAATGCAGCGGCCCGGCTTAAGCAGGGATATGCATTCGCCGCCCTTGGTGAAAAGGCCAACGCAAAAATGATGCTCGAAGAACTGATCAAGCGCTATCCCACTTCCCAGGAAGCCAAGTATGCCAAGGAAAAGCTTAAAAACCTTAACTGA
- the tolQ gene encoding protein TolQ, whose amino-acid sequence MTTESVGLLYMLTNAGPVVKFIMLLLLFFSIISWSIIFIKFRYVRTAFRDSADFTEVFWQCRTLADAFSKAKALRSSPLARIFLAAYMEAARTENKDDLAAKKHTGSPLQTMGSVKRTLNRAINVENRRLTQLISFLATAGNTAPFIGLFGTVWGIMSTFQGIGLSGSASLAVVAPGISEALVATAAGLAVAIPSVIAYNYFNDRIRVLNSELQSFASDLLNIIERDVLKKLEA is encoded by the coding sequence ATGACCACTGAATCCGTCGGCCTGTTATATATGCTCACCAATGCCGGGCCCGTTGTAAAGTTTATCATGTTGCTTCTGCTGTTTTTTTCCATTATCTCCTGGTCTATCATATTCATAAAATTTCGGTATGTGAGAACGGCATTCAGGGACTCGGCTGATTTCACAGAAGTATTCTGGCAGTGCCGGACTTTGGCCGATGCATTTTCCAAGGCTAAAGCGCTTCGTTCAAGTCCTTTGGCCCGGATTTTTCTTGCCGCTTACATGGAGGCGGCCAGAACCGAAAATAAGGATGATCTTGCCGCAAAGAAACATACCGGATCGCCCCTTCAAACTATGGGAAGTGTCAAACGCACACTTAACCGGGCCATTAATGTGGAAAACCGGCGCTTGACCCAGCTGATTTCCTTTCTGGCCACCGCCGGAAATACTGCTCCTTTTATCGGGTTGTTCGGTACGGTGTGGGGAATCATGAGCACCTTCCAGGGGATCGGGCTTTCGGGGTCTGCCAGCCTTGCTGTTGTGGCGCCGGGTATATCCGAGGCTTTGGTGGCTACGGCAGCCGGTCTTGCCGTGGCAATCCCATCGGTCATTGCTTATAATTACTTCAATGACCGTATACGGGTACTCAATTCAGAGCTCCAAAGTTTTGCGTCGGATCTTTTGAATATTATTGAACGGGATGTTCTTAAAAAGCTGGAGGCTTAA